In Funiculus sociatus GB2-C1, the following proteins share a genomic window:
- a CDS encoding cupin domain-containing protein encodes MASITTNSTSFVSNLREQIEYPKSGVLSKVLIKDNNCQHTLFCLATGTEIAEHTSTRNATVTVIEGRGILTLEEREIPLQAGVFVFMPANAPHALQAQENLAFLLTLSENPSHEN; translated from the coding sequence ATGGCTTCTATAACAACAAACAGTACATCTTTCGTTAGTAATCTTCGAGAGCAGATTGAGTATCCAAAATCTGGAGTTTTGAGCAAGGTACTGATAAAAGACAACAACTGTCAACATACGCTTTTTTGTTTAGCAACTGGAACTGAGATTGCCGAACACACCTCAACTCGCAATGCCACAGTTACGGTTATCGAAGGACGAGGAATTCTAACTTTGGAAGAAAGAGAAATCCCCCTCCAAGCAGGTGTATTCGTCTTTATGCCTGCTAATGCCCCCCATGCTTTACAAGCTCAGGAAAATCTAGCGTTTTTGCTAACACTTTCTGAAAATCCTTCACATGAAAACTGA